In Promicromonospora sp. Populi, one genomic interval encodes:
- the mltG gene encoding endolytic transglycosylase MltG has product MTDLFTAPPRGQEDPAFPERRSSRSGQRRRRRSKRGRSLVVLLVALVLVGGSGFAVWTNLDSLMGISNPVESKDFPGPGGDQIDVEIPEGATGTAMGQELYDAGVVASVSAFTAAFEANADSVLIRPGTHTMLEEMPARDAVALLVKNEMAELQLTIPEGYTADQIVERAVQVTGLPAADFEAALESPAEIGVPEEADGRAEGWLFPDTYVVKPNDTAVGLLTQMVDRTKGLLNGKNVPPADWETVLTKASLVEREGLHAEDKPKIARAIENRLEDSMALQIDSAVAYGAGKPGTELTDADLDNAENPYNTYEHTGLPPGPIANPGEVSIDAALNPTAGDWKYWVTVNLDTGETKFAETYEQHQEYVQELLEWQAANS; this is encoded by the coding sequence GTGACGGACCTCTTCACAGCGCCCCCGCGCGGCCAGGAAGACCCGGCATTTCCTGAGCGTAGATCGAGCCGGAGCGGGCAGCGCCGTCGCCGACGGAGCAAGCGTGGACGCTCGCTCGTCGTCCTGCTGGTCGCGCTCGTCCTGGTCGGCGGCTCGGGTTTTGCGGTGTGGACCAACCTGGACTCCCTGATGGGCATCAGCAACCCGGTCGAGTCCAAGGACTTCCCCGGCCCCGGCGGTGACCAGATCGACGTCGAGATCCCCGAGGGCGCGACCGGTACGGCCATGGGGCAGGAGCTGTACGACGCCGGAGTGGTCGCCAGCGTGTCGGCGTTCACCGCGGCGTTCGAGGCCAACGCGGACTCGGTGCTGATCCGGCCGGGCACCCACACCATGCTGGAGGAGATGCCCGCACGGGACGCCGTCGCCCTGCTCGTGAAGAACGAGATGGCGGAGCTGCAGCTCACCATTCCCGAGGGCTACACGGCCGACCAGATCGTCGAGCGCGCCGTGCAGGTCACCGGTCTGCCCGCTGCGGACTTCGAGGCGGCCCTGGAGAGCCCGGCGGAGATCGGGGTGCCCGAGGAGGCCGACGGCCGCGCCGAGGGCTGGCTGTTCCCCGACACGTACGTGGTGAAGCCGAACGACACCGCCGTCGGGCTGCTGACCCAGATGGTGGACCGCACCAAGGGTCTGCTCAACGGGAAGAACGTACCCCCCGCCGACTGGGAGACGGTGCTGACCAAGGCGTCCCTGGTGGAGCGCGAGGGCCTCCACGCGGAGGACAAGCCCAAGATCGCGCGGGCGATCGAGAACCGGCTGGAGGACAGCATGGCCCTCCAGATCGACTCGGCGGTCGCCTACGGTGCCGGCAAGCCGGGCACGGAGCTGACCGACGCCGACCTCGACAACGCGGAGAACCCCTACAACACGTACGAGCACACCGGGCTGCCGCCCGGCCCGATCGCGAACCCGGGTGAGGTCTCCATCGACGCTGCGCTGAACCCCACCGCCGGCGACTGGAAGTACTGGGTAACGGTCAACCTGGACACGGGCGAGACCAAGTTCGCCGAGACGTACGAGCAGCACCAGGAGTACGTGCAGGAGCTGCTCGAGTGGCAGGCAGCCAACAGCTGA
- the mltG gene encoding endolytic transglycosylase MltG, which produces MTEALPGVDYQGPPRHASGSRGRRGQHEVYRSRGSGRSARPLIIAVVAVLVIVLGLGAWTIRNGGYLFGLRTPLAAADYAGAGGDDVEVEVPEGATGYSIGAELVELDVVASSDAFVRAFNANPDAAAIQPGTHVMRLQMSAAAAVELLASNDVVRGGLTVVEGYTVAQIQASMVEQGWPEADVNAAVADPQALGLPAEAGGHLEGWLAASTYDATPDTVSAVDAFRQMVAETVSELNDLGVPAEARNDLIIKASLVEREAPDDYRGEVARVIENRLAANEPLGLDAIDSYGRNKPSHQITSEEFQDRSFPYASRVVRGLPPTAIGAPSRASVEAVLNPPEGPWRWYVTVNLDTQETRFTDSYDEFLVFRAEYQTWAAANGYG; this is translated from the coding sequence GTGACCGAGGCCCTCCCGGGAGTGGACTATCAGGGGCCACCGCGGCACGCCAGCGGCTCTCGCGGGCGCAGGGGGCAGCATGAGGTCTACCGCAGCCGGGGGAGCGGTCGTTCGGCGCGGCCCCTGATCATCGCCGTGGTGGCGGTGCTGGTGATCGTCCTCGGGCTCGGCGCGTGGACCATCCGGAACGGCGGTTACCTGTTCGGCCTGCGCACTCCGCTGGCTGCGGCCGACTATGCGGGCGCCGGCGGGGACGACGTCGAGGTCGAGGTGCCCGAGGGGGCCACCGGGTACTCGATCGGCGCGGAGCTCGTGGAGCTCGACGTGGTGGCCAGTTCCGACGCCTTTGTCCGGGCGTTCAACGCCAACCCGGACGCCGCCGCGATCCAGCCCGGCACGCATGTCATGCGGCTGCAGATGAGCGCGGCGGCGGCGGTCGAGCTGCTGGCGTCGAACGACGTGGTCCGTGGCGGCCTGACGGTCGTCGAGGGATACACGGTGGCGCAGATCCAGGCGTCGATGGTCGAGCAGGGCTGGCCCGAGGCGGACGTGAACGCCGCCGTCGCGGACCCGCAGGCGCTCGGCCTGCCGGCCGAGGCCGGCGGGCACCTGGAGGGCTGGCTGGCGGCGAGCACCTACGACGCGACGCCCGATACGGTGAGTGCGGTGGACGCGTTCCGGCAGATGGTGGCCGAGACGGTGAGCGAGCTCAACGACCTCGGTGTGCCGGCCGAGGCCCGGAACGACCTCATCATCAAGGCGTCGCTGGTCGAGCGGGAGGCGCCGGACGACTACCGGGGCGAGGTCGCCCGGGTGATCGAGAACCGGCTCGCGGCCAACGAGCCGCTCGGTCTGGACGCCATCGACTCCTACGGGCGCAACAAGCCGTCGCACCAGATCACCTCCGAGGAGTTCCAGGACCGGTCGTTCCCGTACGCGTCCCGGGTGGTCCGGGGGCTGCCGCCGACCGCCATCGGCGCGCCGAGCCGGGCCTCGGTGGAGGCGGTCCTGAACCCGCCGGAAGGCCCCTGGCGGTGGTACGTGACCGTCAACCTGGACACCCAGGAGACGAGATTCACCGACAGCTACGACGAGTTCCTGGTCTTCCGGGCGGAGTACCAGACCTGGGCAGCGGCGAACGGGTACGGATGA
- a CDS encoding shikimate dehydrogenase yields MSTADTTTGIAPTTATVRRAAVLGHPVAHSLSPVLHTAAYRALGLEGWEYGVHDVTQDALAGFLHDAGPGWAGLSLTMPLKQVVIGLLDHVDPLAQAVGAVNTVLFSAVGGAVGGAAGGAVTTIGTNTDVHGIVAALREGLGTRRVSDAVILGGGATAASALASVAELGCTSPRVFVRSLDRIDPLREAVARMGVTPSFEVFDDKATTSALVSADAVVSTTPKYASDIWAALLTERLTGSPSAAADQPAGVLLDVIYDPRPTALQSAWAALGAEAIGGERMLLHQAAEQVRLMTGRPAPLTAMDEALQAALG; encoded by the coding sequence ATGAGCACCGCAGACACGACCACTGGCATCGCGCCGACCACGGCCACGGTCCGCCGCGCCGCCGTGCTGGGGCACCCGGTCGCGCACTCGCTGTCGCCCGTGCTGCACACCGCGGCCTACCGGGCCCTCGGCCTGGAGGGCTGGGAGTACGGCGTGCACGACGTCACGCAGGACGCCCTGGCGGGCTTCTTGCACGACGCCGGCCCTGGCTGGGCTGGCCTGAGCCTGACCATGCCGCTCAAGCAGGTGGTCATCGGCCTGCTCGACCACGTGGACCCGCTCGCTCAGGCGGTGGGGGCGGTGAACACAGTGCTGTTCTCTGCTGTTGGTGGGGCGGTCGGTGGTGCGGCTGGTGGTGCGGTGACCACGATCGGCACCAACACCGACGTGCACGGCATCGTCGCGGCCCTGCGCGAGGGCCTCGGGACACGCCGGGTGTCGGACGCCGTGATCCTGGGCGGGGGAGCGACCGCGGCGTCGGCCCTCGCGTCGGTCGCGGAGCTGGGCTGCACCTCACCGCGGGTCTTCGTGCGGTCGCTGGACCGGATCGACCCGCTGCGCGAGGCCGTGGCGCGCATGGGAGTGACGCCGTCGTTCGAGGTGTTCGACGACAAGGCGACGACGTCGGCCCTGGTGAGCGCGGACGCCGTCGTCTCGACGACGCCGAAGTACGCCTCGGACATCTGGGCGGCTCTCCTGACCGAACGGCTGACGGGCTCGCCCAGCGCAGCCGCCGACCAGCCCGCCGGTGTCCTGCTCGACGTCATCTACGACCCCCGGCCGACGGCGCTGCAGTCCGCGTGGGCCGCCTTGGGCGCCGAAGCGATAGGCGGCGAGCGCATGCTGCTGCACCAGGCGGCGGAGCAGGTGCGCCTGATGACGGGTCGCCCGGCGCCGCTGACCGCTATGGACGAAGCCCTCCAGGCGGCGCTGGGCTGA
- the aroC gene encoding chorismate synthase, translating to MLRWLTSGESHGPALVGLMEGLPAGVELTTSDIQAALARRRLGYGRGARMKFEQDEVRVLGGLRHGLTQGGPLAIEIANTEWPKWTEVMSADPVPPEALLVDAGTGDEREVARNRPLTRPRPGHADLIGMRKYGFEDARPVLERASARETAARVALGVAAAKFLEQALGVRLVSHVVAIGGAAVPDDAALPTPDDAATLDADPVRCLDAASAKLMIEEIDLAKKDGDTLGGVVEVLAYGVPSGLGTYVQGDRRLDARLAAALMGIQAIKGVEVGDGFRTARRRGTEAHDEIVREARAGTGAGGVADGVAVPGRIRRTTNRAGGIEGGMSNGEIVRVRAAMKPISTVPRALPTVDTATGEPVTAHHQRSDVCAVPPAAVVAEAMVALTLAEAAVEKFGGDSVAEVRRNVESYLAAIPELLQ from the coding sequence ATGCTTCGTTGGTTGACATCGGGTGAGTCCCACGGCCCTGCTCTGGTGGGTTTGATGGAGGGTCTGCCCGCCGGGGTGGAGCTGACGACGTCGGACATCCAGGCCGCCCTCGCGCGCCGCCGGCTCGGGTACGGGCGCGGCGCGCGCATGAAGTTCGAGCAGGACGAGGTGCGGGTGCTCGGCGGGCTGCGCCACGGGCTCACGCAGGGCGGGCCGCTCGCGATCGAGATCGCCAACACGGAGTGGCCCAAGTGGACCGAGGTCATGTCGGCCGACCCGGTGCCGCCGGAGGCGCTCCTGGTAGACGCCGGTACCGGCGACGAGCGCGAGGTGGCCCGCAACCGGCCGCTGACCCGCCCGCGTCCCGGGCACGCCGACCTGATCGGCATGCGCAAGTACGGCTTCGAGGACGCGCGGCCCGTGCTGGAGCGCGCGTCGGCCCGCGAGACCGCGGCCCGCGTCGCGCTGGGTGTGGCCGCCGCCAAGTTCCTGGAGCAGGCGCTCGGCGTGCGGCTCGTGTCGCACGTGGTCGCCATCGGCGGGGCGGCGGTGCCCGACGACGCGGCGCTGCCGACGCCGGACGACGCCGCCACGCTGGACGCCGACCCGGTGCGCTGCCTCGACGCCGCGTCCGCCAAGCTGATGATCGAGGAGATCGACCTGGCCAAGAAGGACGGCGACACCCTCGGCGGTGTGGTCGAGGTGCTCGCCTACGGCGTGCCGTCCGGCCTCGGCACCTACGTGCAGGGCGACCGCAGGCTCGACGCACGCCTGGCCGCCGCCCTCATGGGCATCCAGGCGATCAAGGGCGTGGAGGTCGGGGACGGGTTCCGTACCGCGCGCCGCCGCGGCACGGAGGCCCACGACGAGATCGTCCGCGAGGCCAGGGCAGGGACGGGCGCCGGAGGTGTTGCCGATGGAGTGGCCGTGCCGGGCCGGATCCGCCGCACCACCAACCGCGCCGGCGGCATCGAGGGCGGCATGTCGAACGGCGAGATCGTGCGGGTGCGCGCCGCGATGAAGCCGATCTCGACGGTGCCCCGCGCGCTGCCGACCGTCGACACCGCAACCGGCGAGCCCGTCACGGCTCACCACCAGCGGTCCGACGTGTGCGCGGTGCCGCCCGCCGCCGTCGTCGCGGAGGCGATGGTCGCGCTCACGCTGGCGGAGGCCGCCGTCGAGAAGTTCGGTGGCGACTCCGTGGCCGAGGTGCGGCGCAACGTGGAGTCGTACCTCGCGGCGATCCCGGAGCTGCTGCAGTGA
- a CDS encoding shikimate kinase: MSGSTGAGPVAVMIGPPGSGKSKVGRTLAAGLGLTVRDTDADIETRAGKPVSDIFVDDGEPRFRELEREAVLAALAEHDGVLSLGGGAVMNPTTQEALEKYAAGGGHVVFLDVPLAVAAQRVGMNQARPLLLGNPRAQWQKLMTERRPTYERLATLTIVSSERPGEQVAAEIIEALKLELVVGELVDPKRTAGTDMGTDMGIGVGTEAGTVVGKEESTEESTT, from the coding sequence GTGAGCGGCTCGACGGGTGCTGGTCCGGTCGCCGTCATGATCGGGCCGCCCGGTTCCGGCAAGTCCAAGGTGGGCCGCACGCTGGCCGCCGGGCTCGGTCTGACGGTCCGGGACACGGACGCGGACATCGAGACGAGGGCGGGCAAGCCCGTCAGCGACATCTTCGTGGACGACGGCGAGCCCCGGTTCCGCGAGCTCGAACGCGAGGCCGTGCTCGCGGCCCTCGCGGAGCACGACGGTGTGCTGTCGCTCGGTGGGGGCGCCGTCATGAACCCCACGACCCAGGAAGCGCTCGAGAAGTACGCCGCGGGCGGCGGTCACGTCGTGTTCCTGGACGTGCCGCTGGCGGTCGCCGCGCAGCGGGTCGGCATGAACCAGGCCCGGCCGCTGCTGCTCGGCAACCCCCGCGCGCAGTGGCAGAAGCTGATGACCGAGCGGCGTCCCACCTACGAGCGGCTCGCGACCCTGACCATCGTGTCGAGCGAGCGACCTGGGGAGCAGGTGGCGGCCGAGATCATCGAGGCGCTGAAACTCGAGCTGGTGGTCGGGGAGCTGGTGGACCCGAAGCGGACCGCGGGCACCGACATGGGCACCGACATGGGCATCGGCGTGGGTACAGAAGCGGGCACAGTGGTGGGCAAGGAAGAGAGCACAGAGGAGAGCACGACGTGA
- the aroB gene encoding 3-dehydroquinate synthase, with protein sequence MSTDSAPVRITVRGDAPYDVVIGRHLLGELPSLIGAARKVMVVHPAALSATADIIAEDLKASGYEAFVAEVPDAESAKTPQVAAFLWGLLGQLDFTRSDAIVGVGGGATTDLAGFVAATWLRGIRVVHVPTTLLAMVDAAVGGKTGINTSEGKNLVGAFHPPAGVLCDLASLASLDKWDLVAGLAEVVKTGFIADPVILDLVEAHVDELRNWAGADASDETWAVVAELVERSVRVKADVVGEDLKEAGLREILNYGHTLGHAIELVERYQWRHGAAVSVGMIFAAELARMAGKLPDDVADRHRSLLDSLGLPVHYRGDRWDQLLAAMRRDKKTRGDLLRFVVLDDVAKPVRLEGPDPTLLAAAYAEVAKEPPTKGPGTPVTLTLG encoded by the coding sequence GTGAGCACCGACAGCGCACCCGTACGGATCACCGTGCGGGGCGACGCCCCCTATGACGTAGTGATCGGCCGCCACCTGCTGGGCGAGCTGCCGTCGCTGATCGGCGCGGCCCGCAAGGTCATGGTGGTCCACCCGGCCGCGCTGTCCGCGACGGCCGACATCATCGCGGAGGACCTGAAGGCCTCGGGCTACGAGGCGTTCGTGGCGGAGGTGCCTGACGCCGAGTCGGCCAAGACGCCACAGGTCGCCGCGTTCCTCTGGGGACTGCTGGGGCAGCTGGACTTCACGCGCTCGGACGCGATAGTCGGCGTCGGCGGGGGTGCCACCACGGACCTCGCGGGTTTTGTGGCCGCGACCTGGCTGCGCGGGATCCGCGTGGTGCACGTGCCGACCACGCTGCTGGCCATGGTCGACGCCGCGGTGGGTGGCAAGACGGGCATCAACACGTCCGAGGGCAAGAACCTCGTGGGGGCGTTCCACCCGCCGGCAGGTGTGCTGTGCGACCTGGCGTCGCTCGCGTCGCTCGACAAGTGGGACCTCGTGGCGGGCCTGGCTGAGGTCGTCAAGACGGGCTTCATCGCGGACCCGGTGATCCTCGACCTGGTCGAGGCGCACGTCGACGAGCTGCGGAACTGGGCCGGCGCGGACGCCTCGGACGAGACCTGGGCAGTGGTGGCCGAGCTCGTCGAGCGGTCGGTCCGGGTCAAGGCCGACGTGGTCGGCGAGGACCTCAAGGAGGCCGGCCTGCGGGAGATCCTGAACTACGGGCACACGCTGGGCCACGCGATCGAGCTGGTCGAGCGTTACCAGTGGCGGCACGGCGCCGCGGTGAGCGTGGGGATGATCTTCGCCGCGGAGCTGGCCCGGATGGCAGGCAAGCTGCCCGACGACGTCGCCGACCGGCACCGTTCCCTGCTGGACTCCCTGGGACTGCCGGTGCACTACCGCGGCGACCGCTGGGACCAGCTCCTGGCTGCGATGCGCCGCGACAAGAAGACGCGCGGCGACCTGCTGCGGTTCGTCGTGCTGGACGACGTCGCCAAGCCGGTCCGCCTCGAAGGCCCCGACCCGACCCTGCTGGCCGCCGCTTACGCCGAGGTCGCCAAGGAGCCCCCGACAAAGGGCCCGGGGACCCCGGTCACGCTGACGCTGGGCTGA
- a CDS encoding excalibur calcium-binding domain-containing protein: MRRANDFSGKYVPLKEVPQSTRRKPLLIIAAVAAVVLVFILGLGIGAGDRGAVEIVAAEASASAAASEAAAAADEKITAAESEKAALVADQEALVAGEAKLASDRKSFDARVTGVKQQEGKLKEREAAVKTAEAQMDTRESEVAQREDAAEVAALGGGDTSDDGAGGTAYYENCDAARAAGAAPVYSGDPGYGSHLDRDGDGVGCE, encoded by the coding sequence ATGCGCAGGGCCAACGATTTCTCCGGAAAGTATGTCCCCCTCAAGGAAGTACCGCAGTCAACCCGGCGCAAGCCGCTGCTGATCATCGCCGCGGTGGCCGCGGTGGTCCTCGTCTTCATCCTGGGGCTCGGCATCGGTGCCGGTGACCGGGGCGCCGTCGAGATCGTCGCTGCTGAAGCCTCGGCGTCCGCGGCGGCGTCCGAAGCGGCAGCCGCCGCTGACGAGAAGATCACGGCGGCCGAGAGCGAGAAGGCAGCCCTCGTCGCGGACCAGGAGGCGCTCGTGGCGGGCGAGGCCAAGCTCGCATCAGACCGGAAGAGCTTCGACGCGAGGGTCACCGGCGTCAAGCAGCAAGAGGGGAAGCTGAAGGAGCGGGAGGCGGCGGTCAAGACTGCCGAGGCACAGATGGACACTCGGGAGTCCGAGGTGGCCCAGCGCGAGGACGCGGCCGAGGTCGCGGCTCTCGGGGGCGGTGACACGTCGGACGACGGCGCCGGCGGCACCGCTTACTACGAGAACTGCGACGCCGCGCGGGCGGCCGGTGCGGCACCGGTCTACAGCGGAGATCCCGGCTACGGCTCGCACCTGGACCGGGACGGCGACGGCGTCGGCTGCGAGTGA